A single Zootoca vivipara chromosome 1, rZooViv1.1, whole genome shotgun sequence DNA region contains:
- the DEGS2 gene encoding sphingolipid delta(4)-desaturase/C4-monooxygenase DES2, giving the protein MGNRVTREDFEWVYTEQPHTQRRKEILAKYPAIKSLMGPDPHLKWIVTGMVFTQLLACYLVRDISWKWVFFWAYAFGGCVNHSMTLAIHDISHNVAFGNKQIKWNRWFAVFANLPIGLPYSASFKKYHIDHHRYLGGDSLDVDIPTDFEGWFFCTPFRKVIWLVFQPLFYALRPLYVNPKTITEMEILNALAQFSVDLIIYYLWGLKPVVYLIAGTLLCMGLHPFSGHFIAEHYMFLKGYETYSYYGPLNRITFNVGYHMEHHDFPSVPGSKLPMVKKIAAEYYDTLPQHQSWVRVLWDFIFDDSIGPYSRVKRICKLASDSR; this is encoded by the exons CTAAGTACCCAGCCATCAAGTCTCTCATGGGGCCAGATCCCCACTTGAAATGGATAGTGACAGGGATGGTGTTCACCCAGCTTCTGGCCTGCTACCTTGTGAGGGACATTTCCTGGAAGTGGGTCTTCTTCTGGGCCTATGCTTTCGGGGGCTGCGTCAACCACTCCATGACCCTGGCCATCCACGACATCTCCCACAACGTGGCCTTTGGCAACAAGCAAATCAAGTGGAACCGGTGGTTTGCCGTCTTTGCCAACTTGCCCATTGGACTCCCCTACTCTGCCTCCTTCAAGAAGTACCACATAGACCACCACCGGTACCTTGGCGGAGACTCCTTGGATGTGGACATCCCCACGGACTTTGAGGGCTGGTTCTTCTGCACTCCCTTTCGGAAGGTGATCTGGCTTGTCTTCCAGCCCCTTTTCTATGCCTTGAGACCTCTCTACGTCAACCCCAAAACAATTACCGAGATGGAAATACTAAACGCTTTGGCTCAGTTCTCTGTCGACTTGATCATCTACTACCTGTGGGGTTTGAAGCCTGTCGTTTATTTAATAGCAGGGACATTGCTTTGCATGGGTTTGCATCCTTTTTCGGGGCACTTCATAGCAGAACACTATATGTTCCTGAAAGGGTATGAAACATATTCCTACTACGGGCCCCTCAACCGGATCACCTTTAACGTGGGCTATCACATGGAACACCACGATTTCCCCAGCGTTCCTGGATCTAAGCTGCCAATG GTAAAGAAGATAGCAGCAGAATATTATGACACTCTGCCTCAGCACCAGTCTTGGGTTCGAGTTCTCTGGGACTTCATTTTTGATGACTCCATTGGTCCTTATTCAAGGGTGAAGAGAATATGCAAGCTGGCATCAGACTCTCGATAG